In Pseudomonas sp. Q1-7, the genomic window CGGGCGGCCGGGCAGTTCATGCAGATAGGCCTCGGACTGGGCGTCGCCATTGAGCACCGTGGATTCGCCGCCTTCCTCGATATTCAGCACGAACTGCACCGCCACCCGTGCATCGCCGGGCCAATGCGGATGAGGCGGCTTGCCGCCATAACCCAGCAGATCGCGTTCCATGCTCAACCCAGCTCGAAGGTGGTGACGCCGAAGATGCGCTCGTGGCTGATATCCGGGAACGGGCCGAGGTACATCCGCGCGCAGCCGAAGACTTCGCTCATGCCATGGCGCTGCACCAGTGCCATGGCCTCGGGGTTGTTCTCCGGGGCATCGAGGAACAGCGGGCCGCCCGCGGCGAAGCCGGCCAGGTAGGTAAAGAGGGCTTCGGCCACGCCGGCGTCATCGGCGAACAGCGGGCCGATCTTGCAGCCGTGCTGGCAGCGCCGGACCACCCCGAACCCCGCGAGGCGGCCATCGCGCCGGCAGCCCAGGGCGAGGGCGTCGGGCTGATCGATCCAGGCCCGCAGGAACGCCGAGCGTGGCGCCGGGAAGCAGGTGCGGTCGTAGGCTTCGATATCAGCCAGCGGGAACTCCGCGAGGGGCACCACGTCTTCATCCGGCGTCCATTCCGGCGCACTGGCGATGTCCAACTGGTAGCGCAGGTTGCGATGGGAAAAGACGAAGCCGCCCCTCGCGTAGTAATCCTGCATGTCGAACACCCCATCCATGCCGATGGTCGCGCCTGGTTGCAGGCGGGCGAGCAGCCGGTCACGACGGGCGTGCCAGAGCTGGTTGCCGAGGCCGCGCCCGCGAAACGCCGGACGGACGATGAAAAACCCCATGAAACCGAATTCGCCGCCGTAGGACGTGATCGCCCCGCCGCCGATCAGCTCGCCGTCCAGTTCGGCGGCGATATAGGCCTGCGGGTCGGTCGCCCAGAACGCGTCGGCATCGTGCAGGCCGGGGTTCCAGCCCTCGCACTCGGCCCAGTCGACCAGTTGATCCAGTTCGGGGCGGAGCATGTTGCGGATCACCAGCGGGATGGACATTGCCGGACACTCCTCGGCCTGGGTGGACGCTTTCGGTATAGCGCCAACCGGGGAGGGCGGCCAGGCCGTCGGGCGGGCTCAGGTGTCGCGCAGCAGGTCGTGGGCGTCCAGCAGGCGCCAGGCGATCTCCGGGCGGTGCTCCAGGCCCCGGCGAATGGCCGCCGGAATCGACTGGCGGGTCTTGCGGCAGAGGCCGGGCAACGCGTCGATCCGGATATCGATGCCGCGCATGCTGCGCACTTCGCTGAAACCCGGGGCGATATGCAGGCGCACCCCCAGTTGCTCGAAAATACGCCGCTGCATGTGCTCCAGGTCATCCAGGCTGCGGATGGCCTCCAGCCGCTCCAGCAGGCGCTTCTCCTCCTGCCGGGTCAACCGCAGGATGCGCAGGTCCGCGCCGGGCGTTTCCAGCAGCGCCTCGCGCCCGCAGTCGCAGGCGCCGGGCGGGCAGGGTTGGCGGGTGGGGAATGAGGGCGTCATGGCTACCGATCATAGCCAGCTGTCAGGCGGGCCGCATCAGCCGAGGTGTTCCACCACGGCCTGGAGTACGACGTCCGCCTTCTCCCGGTGGGGGACGTGGCCGCAGTCGCCGAGCATGAGGACCCGCGACGGGCCGTCGGTGAGCTGGGCGATCCGCTGCGGGTGCAGCGCGGAGCCGAACTCGTCCTGGTCGCCGTGGATCGCCAGCAACGGGCAGTCCAGGCGCTGCACCTCCGCTTCCAGGTTCCAGTCGGTGAAGGCGGGCGACAGCCAGGTTTCGGTCCAGGCATCGAGCACCCAGCGGGCCTTGTCGCCATGGTATTTGGCCAGCCTCTGCAACTGGCCGTCCTGCTGGAAACCGTGCTTGGCCTCGCGGATGCCTTGCAGGGTGAGGTCTTCGACGAAGGCCTGGGCCGATTCGGTGATCAGCGCCTGGCAATGCTCCCGATGGCGGGCCGCGCAATGGACGGCCATGCCGCCACCGACGCTGTGGCCAAAGGCGATGAACTCGCGAATGCCAAGGGCGTCCTTCAGCGCCGGGAAGTCGCGCTCGGCCTCGTCGCCGACGAAACCGACGCTCAGCTCACCGGGGTGCGCATCGGAACGGCCGAAGCCGAGCCGGTCGTAGGCCACCACCGACTTGCCGGTGACGGCGGCCAGCCGGGCGGGGAACTCCCGCCACAGCTCCACGCAACCGAGGGAGTCGTGGAAGAGCACAATGGGCGCCTCGTCGAAGGACGGGCTGAGGCGGTCCGGGCTCCAGATGCGCACGAAGAGCCGGCCATGCAGGCTGTCGATGCGCAGGTCCTGGGTGTGATGGCTGGGGCTTGGCACGGATTGCTCCAGGTCGGGGAAAGGCTGCACAGGCTGCCAGAAAACGCCCCGCGCGGCAGCAGGGAGGAACTGCGGTCGGCGAAGTTATCCATCCGGCGTGGCGCGCACAGCCACGCCAGCCACCATCAAACAGCCCCGCTTGCGCGGGAATGCAGTTCACAGAAGTAACGGGGCTCGATCAGTCCCCTCGCCCCTTTGGGGAGAGGGTTAGGGAGAGGGGGAAACGACTGTTTCGCAGGGATTTCGCCCCTCTCCCCCAGCCCCTCTCCCATAAATGGGAGAGGGGAGCGAGTCATGCGCGCGCTTAAGTGAACCGCATGACCGCCTGCGCGGGGCTTCTTCTCAGCCTTGACGCTTACTTGCCGCGATTGTCGTAGACGTGGCACGCCTTGCCTTCGGAACGCTTCAGCGAGTAGCAGGGACGCAGGACGATGCGCGAGCTGATGCCGATGTAGGTCTTGATGTACTTCGACAGCTCGTTGCACACGGCCTGCTGCTGGGACTCGCCCAGGCTTTCGTGTTCATGCTTGAGCTCGACATGGACTTCGATGCTGTCCAGGTTGCCGTTGCGGAACAGGTGGATTTCGTAGTTCTCGGACAGCTGCTTGACCTTCAGCACCTGCTCCTCGATCTGCGTCGGGAACACGTTCACGCCCCGGATGATCAGCATGTCGTCGCTGCGGCCGGTGATCTTGTCCATGCGCCGCATCGGCCGCGCGGTGCCCGGCAGCAGGCGGGTCAGGTCGCGGGTGCGGTAGCGGATCATCGGCAGCGCTTCCTTGGACAGCGAGGTGAACACCAGCTCGCCCATTTCGCCGTCCGGCAGCACTTCGCCGGTCACCGGGTCGATGATCTCGGGGTAGAAGTGGTCTTCCCAGATGGTCGGGCCGTCCTTGGTCTCGGCGCATTCCATCGCCACGCCCGGGCCCATGATTTCCGACAGGCCGTAGATGTCCAGGGCGGTGATGCCCAGGCGCTCTTCGATGGCGCGGCGCAGCTCGGCGGTCCAGGGCTCGGCGCCGAAGATGCCCAGGCGCAGGGCCAGTTTGTGCGGGTCGATGCCCTGGCGCTCGATCTCGTCGGCCAGGTTCAGCATGTAGGACGGGGTGACCATGATGATGTCCGGCTGGAAATCGCGGATCAGTTGGACCTGCTTCTCGGTCTGGCCGCCGGACATGGGGATCACGGTGCAGCCCAGGCGCTCGGCGCCGTAGTGGGCGCCGAGACCGCCGGTGAACAGGCCGTAGCCGTAGGAGATGTGCACCTTGTCGCCCTTGCGGCCGCCGGCAGCGCGGATCGAGCGCGCCACGACGTTGGCCCAGGTGTCGATGTCGTTCTGGGTGTAGCCGACCACGGTGGGTTTGCCGGTGGTGCCGCTGGAGGCATGAATGCGCACGATCTCGCTCTGCGGCACCGCGAACATGCCGAAGGGGTAGTTGTCGCGCAGGTCGCATTTGCCGGTGAAGGGGAACTTCGACAGGTCTTCGAGGGATTTCAGGTCGTCCGGGTGCACGCCTTTTTCATCGAAGCGCTGGCGGTACAGGGGGACGTTCTCGTAAGCGTGCTTCAGGCTCCAGCGCAGACGCTCCAGCTGATGCTGGCGCAGTTCGTCGACGCTGGCGGTTTCCATCGGATCAAGCAAGGCGGTATTGGCAATCATGTTCATGGTTTCACTCGAATTGTTTTTGTCGTCAACAGCCAGCGCCTTCGGCTGTGAGTGCTGGGGAACAGCATACTCCCCATCCGTTTATGCAAACTCTGTCGATCCGTTTCAGAGCCTTTCGATGATCAAGGCGATGCCCTGGCCGACGCCGATGCACATGGTGCAGAGGGCGTAGCGGCCCTGGCGTTCTTCCAGTTCGTGCAGGGCGGTGGTGACCAGGCGCGCGCCGCTCATGCCCAACGGGTGGCCGAGGGCGATGGCGCCGCCGTTGGGGTTCACCCGGGCGTCGTCGTCGGCCAGGCCGAGCTCGCGCAGCACGGCGAGGCCCTGGGCGGCGAAGGCTTCGTTGAGTTCGATCACGTCCATGTCGGCCAGCGACAGGCCGGTCAGCTCCAGCACCTTGCGAGTGGCCGGGACCGGGCCGATGCCCATGATGCGCGGCTCGACGCCGGCGGTGGCCATGCCGACCACGCGCGCGCGGGCCTTCAGACCGTGGCGCTTGGCGGCTTCGGGGCTGGCCAGGAGCAGGGCGCAGGCGCCGTCGTTCACGCCCGAGGCATTGCCGGCGGTGACGCTGCCGCCCTGGCGGAACGGGGTGCCCAGCTTGGCCAGTTGTTCGAGGGTGGTGTCGCCACGGGGATGCTCATCCTGCTCGACCACCTTTGGCGGGCCCTTGCGCTGGGGAATCTCCACCGGGACGATTTCCTTCGCCAGGCGGCCATTGGCCTGGGCGGCGGCGGCGCGCTGCTGGCTGCGCAGGGCGAAAGCGTCCTGGTCCGCGCGGGAGATGTTGAACTGTTCGGCGACGTTCTCCGCGGTCTCCGGCATGGAGTCGATACCGAACTGGCCCTTCATCAGCGGGTTGACGAAGCGCCAGCCGATGGTGGTGTCGAAGATCTCCGCCTGGCGGGAGAAGGCGGTGTCGGCCTTGCCCATGACGAAGGGCGCGCGGGACATGGATTCCACGCCGCCGGCCAGCATCAGGCCCGCCTCGCCGCAGCGCAGGGCGCGGGCGGCATTGCCGATGGCGTCCAGGCCGGAGCCGCAGAGGCGGTTGAGGGTGGTGCCCGGCACCGTCACCGGCAGGCCGGCGAGCAGGGCGGACATGCGCGCGACGTTGCGGTTGTCTTCGCCAGCCTGGTTGGCGCAGCCGTAGATCACGTCGTCGATGGCGCTCCAGTCCAGCTCCGGGTGGCGGGCCATCAGGGCGCGCAGGGGCACGGCGCCGAGGTCGTCGGCGCGTACGCCGGACAGGGCACCGGCGTAGCGGCCGATGGGGGTACGCACGGCGTCGATAATCAGGGCGTCATTCATCAGGGGTCTCCTGCGCGAGCACCGCGCCGCGCACTTTGTAGGATTTGCCGTGGAAGAGGGCGATCAATTGCCCGTTCTGGTTTTCGATGCGCACGTCGTAGTTGCCGGTGCGTCCGCTGCGGCTCTGCTCGGTGGCCTGGGCGGTGAGGGTGTCGCCCAGGCGCGCCGGCGCCACGTAGTCGATGCTGCAGCCGATGGCCACGGTGGCTTCGTTGTAGCTGTTGCAGGCGAAGGCGAAGGCCGAGTCGGCCAGGGCGAACAGGTAGCCGCCGTGGCAGGTGCCGTGGCCCTGGACCATGTCCGCGCGCACGCTCATGCCGACGCGCGCCTGGCCCGGCGCCACGGAGAGCAGGCGCATGCCCATGGCCTGGCTGGCGGCATCGCGCTCGAACAGGGCGCTGCCGCAGGCTTCGGCGAGTGAAAGCGCTTCGTGATTGGTCATCGAAAGCTCCTCCCCTCGGCGACCTGGCGACGAAGCAGCAGGGAAGGGCGGTAGCGCGCTTCGCCATAGGCGGCCTGGAGGTTGTCCAGGGTGCGCAGGACTGCCGGCAGGCCGATGGCGTCGGCCCAGGCCAGCGGGCCTTGCGGGTAGTTCACCCCGGCGCGCATGGCCAGATCGATGTCGGCGGCCGAGCCGACGCCCTGGAGCACGGCATCGGCGCCTTCGTTGGCCAGCATGGCCACGGTGCGCAGCACGGCGAGGCCGGGAATGTCGGCCAGCGGGCTGACCTTCAGGCCGGCGCGTTGCAGCAGGGCCACGGCCTGGTCGCGGGCGGAATCGGCGGTGCCGGCGGCGCAGGCGATGCCGAGGCGGGTGGCCTTGGTGTAGTCCAGGGCGAGGTCGATCAGCACCAGATTGGTCAGGCCGTCTTCGCCGGCACGCTGGCTGGCCAGGCGGCCGTCGGAGAGGGCGAGTACCGCATCGCCGACGCGCAGCAGGCCACTGCCGTCGCGACGTGTCACCTGTACGCCAGCGTCACTCAAGCGCTGGATCAGCGGCTCGGCCACACCCAGGCTGCCTTCCACCACGCAGCGGTCGACGTTGGCGCTGCTGCTCAGTTCGGCGGCTTGGGGGCGCTCGACACCTTCGGCGTAGCGGTAGAAGCCCTGGCCCGATTTGCGGCCCAGGCGGCCGGCATCCACCAGTTCCTTCTGGATCAGCGAGGGCTGGAAGCGGAAGTCGCCGTAGTAGGCGTCGAACACCGAGCAGGTGACGGCGTAATTGACGTCATGGCCGATCAGGTCGGTGAGTTCGAAGGCACCCATGCGGAAGCCACCGGCTTCACGCATCAGGGCGTCGAGGGTGGCGCAATCGGCGGCGCCTTCCTGCAGGAGGCGCAGGCTTTCGGCATAGAAGGGGCGGGCCACGCGGTTGACGATGAAGCCCGGCGTGGACTTCGTGTGCACCGGCTGCTTGCCCCAGGCCTTGGCGGTTTCATAGAGGTCGTTGGCCAGGGCGGGATCGCTGGCCAGTCCCGAGACGATCTCCACCAGGGCCATCAACGGCGCCGGGTTGAAGAAGTGCAGGCCGATCACCCGGCCCGGATGCTGGAGGCCAGCGGCCAGGCTGGTGATGGACAGGGACGAGGTGTTGCTGGCGAGGATGCAGTCGGCGCTGCACAGGCTTTCCAGCTGGCGTAGCAGGCCACGCTTGACCTCCAGGTTCTCGACGATGGCCTCAATCACCAGGCTGCAATCGCTCAGGGCCTCGATGGCGTCCGCCGGTTGCAGGCGGGCGACGATGGCGCTGCGCTCGTCGGCGTCGAGCTTGCCTTTCTCCACCAGGCGGCCGAGTTGGCGGTCGATGCCGTCGATGGCCTGGGCGGCGGCGCCGGGGCGGTTGTCATGCAGCTTGACCGGGTGGCCGGCCTGGGCGGCGACCTGGGCGATACCGGCACCCATGGCGCCGGCGCCGATCACGGCGACAGTGGCGGATGTATTCAGGGCGGGCATGGGCTCAGCGTCCTTTGAAGGCCGGGGTACGTTTTTCCATGAAGGCGCTGACGCCCTCGCGGTAATCCTCGCTGCGCCCGGCCAGGCGCTGCAGGTCGCGTTCCAGGTCCAGCTGCTCGTCGAAGCTGTTGTTCAGGCTGGCGTTCAGGCTGCGCTTGATCAGGGCCAGGCCGTAGGTGGGCTGGGTGGCCAGGTGGCGGGCCAGCTTCAGGGCTTCTTCGCGCAGGGATGCGTCGTCCACCACCCGGTAGATCAGGCCCCACTGCTCGGCCTGTTCGGCGCTGAGGCGGTCGCCCAGCAGGGTGAGGGCCTTGGCGCGGGCCATGCCGACCAGGCGGGGCAGGGTCCAGGTGCCGCCGGAGTCCGGGATCAGGCCGATCTTGCAGAAGGCCTGGATGAAATTGGCGGAGCGGGCAGCAATGACCAGGTCGCAGGCCAGCGGAATGTTCGCACCAGCGCCGGCGGCCACGCCGTTCACCGCGCAGATGACCGGCAGCGGCAGGTCGCGCAGGGCGCGGATCAGCGGGTTGTAGAAGGTCTCGATGGATTCGCCCAGGTCCGGCGCGGCGGCGCCCGGCGCGACATTGCGGTCGCCCAGGTCCTGGCCGGCGCAGAAGCCGCGGCCTTCGCCGGTCAGCAGCAGCACGCGGACTTCGGGGTTCTGGCGAACCTGCTTGAGGGCCTCGCGGACCTCGCCATGCATCGTGGCGTTGAAGCTGTTCAGTTGTTCCGGGCGGTTGAGGCTGAGGGTGGCGACGCCAGCCTCGATGGAAAACAGGATGTGCTCGAAGTTCATGGCTCTGGGCGCTCTATGGAGTTCGAAGGGGCGTTCGGCCAGTGCTCACTGGCCGGTGAATTCGGGGCGACGCTTTTCCTGGAAGGCGCGGATGCCTTCCTCGCGGTCGCGGGTGCCGGCCAGCAGGGTGAAGGCGTGGCGCTCGAAGCGCAGGCCGCTGGCGAGGTCGGTGTCCTCGGCCTTCAGCAGCGCTTCCTTGGCCAGGCGCACGGCCAGCGGCGCCTTCCGGGCGATGACACGGGCGATGGCGACGGCGCGTTCGACGGTGAACTCCGGCTGGGTCACTTCGCTCACCAGGCCGGCACGCTGGGCGTGACGGGCATCGATGGCTTCGCCGGTGAGGACCATCTGCATGGCCAGGGATTTGCCCACGGCGCGCAGCAGGCGCTGGGTGCCACCGGCGCCGGGCATGATTCCGAGGTTGATTTCCGGCTGGCCGAAGCGGGCGTCTTCGCCGGCGATGAGGATGTCGGCGTGCATGGCCAGCTCGCAGCCGCCGCCCAGGCAGAAGCCATTGATGGCGGCGATCAGCGGTTTACTGAAGCGGGTGATGCGTTGCCAGTGGGCCAGGCGCGGGTCATTGAGGATGCCCACCAGGTCGCGCTCGGCCATTTCCTTTATATCGGCGCCTGCGGCGAAGGCTTTGCGGCTGCCGGTGAGCACCACCACGCGGGTTTCGCTGTCCTGTTCGGCGGCGTCCAGTTCGGCGGCCAGTTCGCCCAGCAACTCGGTGTTGAGGGCGTTGAGCGCTTCCGGGCGCTGCAGGGTGATCAGGCGAACGCCCTGCTCAGGCGGCAGGACGACAAGGGTACGAGGCATGTCTCGGGTCCTCAGGTGCACGCGCGGCCTCGTGCGGCCGCTCTTATTGGGTGGGTCCGGGGCTGGCCCCTTCCTTTGCCGGCCGCGCTGAGGGCGTGGCGACTTTCGCCGGAGTATAACCACAAAGCGATACAAAACAAGCATGGCAAATATTATTTATGTGTCTCATATGGTCGATGTTTAAGCCAAAGTAACAGGCTCACAACCTGCATTCGGTGGCTTTATGTGCCGTGGTTACTGGGATTTTGATGCTTAGATGTATTCGTGAGGCTGGCTGGCGACCGGCTGTCATCTGATACAGCGGATTGAGCTTTTCTGTTTATGATTGATGTGATACAAAATTCTGCATCGAGCGAATCGCTTTTGGCCCCCTTGGGGCTTCACCTGTCTTGCTGAGGAGTTCTTCCATGTCGACCACTGCCCGCGCCGCCGCCCTCGAGC contains:
- a CDS encoding GNAT family N-acetyltransferase, with the protein product MSIPLVIRNMLRPELDQLVDWAECEGWNPGLHDADAFWATDPQAYIAAELDGELIGGGAITSYGGEFGFMGFFIVRPAFRGRGLGNQLWHARRDRLLARLQPGATIGMDGVFDMQDYYARGGFVFSHRNLRYQLDIASAPEWTPDEDVVPLAEFPLADIEAYDRTCFPAPRSAFLRAWIDQPDALALGCRRDGRLAGFGVVRRCQHGCKIGPLFADDAGVAEALFTYLAGFAAGGPLFLDAPENNPEAMALVQRHGMSEVFGCARMYLGPFPDISHERIFGVTTFELG
- a CDS encoding alpha/beta fold hydrolase, coding for MPSPSHHTQDLRIDSLHGRLFVRIWSPDRLSPSFDEAPIVLFHDSLGCVELWREFPARLAAVTGKSVVAYDRLGFGRSDAHPGELSVGFVGDEAERDFPALKDALGIREFIAFGHSVGGGMAVHCAARHREHCQALITESAQAFVEDLTLQGIREAKHGFQQDGQLQRLAKYHGDKARWVLDAWTETWLSPAFTDWNLEAEVQRLDCPLLAIHGDQDEFGSALHPQRIAQLTDGPSRVLMLGDCGHVPHREKADVVLQAVVEHLG
- the paaK gene encoding phenylacetate--CoA ligase PaaK, producing the protein MNMIANTALLDPMETASVDELRQHQLERLRWSLKHAYENVPLYRQRFDEKGVHPDDLKSLEDLSKFPFTGKCDLRDNYPFGMFAVPQSEIVRIHASSGTTGKPTVVGYTQNDIDTWANVVARSIRAAGGRKGDKVHISYGYGLFTGGLGAHYGAERLGCTVIPMSGGQTEKQVQLIRDFQPDIIMVTPSYMLNLADEIERQGIDPHKLALRLGIFGAEPWTAELRRAIEERLGITALDIYGLSEIMGPGVAMECAETKDGPTIWEDHFYPEIIDPVTGEVLPDGEMGELVFTSLSKEALPMIRYRTRDLTRLLPGTARPMRRMDKITGRSDDMLIIRGVNVFPTQIEEQVLKVKQLSENYEIHLFRNGNLDSIEVHVELKHEHESLGESQQQAVCNELSKYIKTYIGISSRIVLRPCYSLKRSEGKACHVYDNRGK
- the pcaF gene encoding 3-oxoadipyl-CoA thiolase, which translates into the protein MNDALIIDAVRTPIGRYAGALSGVRADDLGAVPLRALMARHPELDWSAIDDVIYGCANQAGEDNRNVARMSALLAGLPVTVPGTTLNRLCGSGLDAIGNAARALRCGEAGLMLAGGVESMSRAPFVMGKADTAFSRQAEIFDTTIGWRFVNPLMKGQFGIDSMPETAENVAEQFNISRADQDAFALRSQQRAAAAQANGRLAKEIVPVEIPQRKGPPKVVEQDEHPRGDTTLEQLAKLGTPFRQGGSVTAGNASGVNDGACALLLASPEAAKRHGLKARARVVGMATAGVEPRIMGIGPVPATRKVLELTGLSLADMDVIELNEAFAAQGLAVLRELGLADDDARVNPNGGAIALGHPLGMSGARLVTTALHELEERQGRYALCTMCIGVGQGIALIIERL
- the paaI gene encoding hydroxyphenylacetyl-CoA thioesterase PaaI yields the protein MTNHEALSLAEACGSALFERDAASQAMGMRLLSVAPGQARVGMSVRADMVQGHGTCHGGYLFALADSAFAFACNSYNEATVAIGCSIDYVAPARLGDTLTAQATEQSRSGRTGNYDVRIENQNGQLIALFHGKSYKVRGAVLAQETPDE
- the paaH gene encoding 3-hydroxyacyl-CoA dehydrogenase PaaH; the encoded protein is MPALNTSATVAVIGAGAMGAGIAQVAAQAGHPVKLHDNRPGAAAQAIDGIDRQLGRLVEKGKLDADERSAIVARLQPADAIEALSDCSLVIEAIVENLEVKRGLLRQLESLCSADCILASNTSSLSITSLAAGLQHPGRVIGLHFFNPAPLMALVEIVSGLASDPALANDLYETAKAWGKQPVHTKSTPGFIVNRVARPFYAESLRLLQEGAADCATLDALMREAGGFRMGAFELTDLIGHDVNYAVTCSVFDAYYGDFRFQPSLIQKELVDAGRLGRKSGQGFYRYAEGVERPQAAELSSSANVDRCVVEGSLGVAEPLIQRLSDAGVQVTRRDGSGLLRVGDAVLALSDGRLASQRAGEDGLTNLVLIDLALDYTKATRLGIACAAGTADSARDQAVALLQRAGLKVSPLADIPGLAVLRTVAMLANEGADAVLQGVGSAADIDLAMRAGVNYPQGPLAWADAIGLPAVLRTLDNLQAAYGEARYRPSLLLRRQVAEGRSFR
- the paaG gene encoding 2-(1,2-epoxy-1,2-dihydrophenyl)acetyl-CoA isomerase PaaG, producing MNFEHILFSIEAGVATLSLNRPEQLNSFNATMHGEVREALKQVRQNPEVRVLLLTGEGRGFCAGQDLGDRNVAPGAAAPDLGESIETFYNPLIRALRDLPLPVICAVNGVAAGAGANIPLACDLVIAARSANFIQAFCKIGLIPDSGGTWTLPRLVGMARAKALTLLGDRLSAEQAEQWGLIYRVVDDASLREEALKLARHLATQPTYGLALIKRSLNASLNNSFDEQLDLERDLQRLAGRSEDYREGVSAFMEKRTPAFKGR
- the paaF gene encoding 2,3-dehydroadipyl-CoA hydratase PaaF gives rise to the protein MPRTLVVLPPEQGVRLITLQRPEALNALNTELLGELAAELDAAEQDSETRVVVLTGSRKAFAAGADIKEMAERDLVGILNDPRLAHWQRITRFSKPLIAAINGFCLGGGCELAMHADILIAGEDARFGQPEINLGIMPGAGGTQRLLRAVGKSLAMQMVLTGEAIDARHAQRAGLVSEVTQPEFTVERAVAIARVIARKAPLAVRLAKEALLKAEDTDLASGLRFERHAFTLLAGTRDREEGIRAFQEKRRPEFTGQ